In a single window of the Streptomyces sp. NBC_00353 genome:
- a CDS encoding oxidoreductase → MTQGWNASDIPDQSGRTAVVTGANSGIGLVTALELARRGARVLLACRDESRGKEAESRIRAAVPDARVEFAPLDLADLSSVRAFAAAYPSDRLDLLINNAGVMALPYGRTADGFETQFGVNHLGHFALGGLLLPKLLDTPGARVVSVSSAMHAASNIDIGDLNSERNYRRWIAYGRSKTANLLFVHELARRLAASGSDIVAAAAHPGYAATNLQTAGVRMENRKAAERVFELGNRLVAQPASSGALPTLYAATAPGVRPDSFTGPKLLGWRGAPAPSWRARWTLNDVAGERLWVASEQLTGVTWPGLKS, encoded by the coding sequence ATGACCCAGGGCTGGAACGCGAGCGACATCCCCGACCAGAGCGGCCGTACGGCCGTGGTCACCGGAGCCAACAGCGGCATCGGACTCGTCACGGCACTGGAGCTGGCGCGCCGCGGCGCGCGGGTGCTGCTGGCGTGCCGGGACGAGAGCCGCGGCAAGGAGGCCGAGTCACGCATCCGGGCTGCCGTGCCGGACGCGCGGGTGGAGTTCGCACCCCTGGATCTGGCCGATCTGTCCTCGGTGAGGGCGTTCGCCGCGGCGTACCCGTCCGACCGGCTGGATCTGCTGATCAACAACGCGGGTGTGATGGCCCTGCCGTACGGGAGGACGGCCGACGGCTTCGAGACCCAGTTCGGCGTCAACCACCTCGGGCATTTCGCTCTGGGCGGCCTGCTCCTGCCCAAACTGCTCGACACCCCCGGCGCCCGGGTGGTGAGCGTGTCCAGCGCGATGCACGCCGCGTCCAACATCGACATCGGCGATCTCAACAGCGAGCGCAACTACCGCCGTTGGATCGCGTACGGCCGCTCGAAGACAGCGAACCTGCTCTTCGTCCACGAGCTGGCGCGCCGGCTCGCGGCGTCCGGATCCGACATCGTGGCCGCCGCCGCACACCCCGGCTACGCGGCGACCAATCTGCAGACCGCGGGCGTACGGATGGAGAACCGCAAGGCGGCGGAACGGGTCTTCGAACTGGGCAACCGGCTCGTTGCCCAGCCCGCGTCGTCCGGTGCGCTGCCGACGCTGTATGCGGCCACCGCGCCCGGCGTGCGCCCCGACTCGTTCACCGGCCCGAAGCTGCTGGGCTGGCGGGGTGCGCCCGCCCCGTCCTGGCGGGCGCGCTGGACGCTGAACGACGTGGCGGGCGAACGGCTGTGGGTGGCGTCCGAGCAGCTCACGGGGGTGACCTGGCCGGGCCTCAAGTCCTGA
- the nirD gene encoding nitrite reductase small subunit NirD — protein sequence MTAQTMATAQQTPVLQLADGTDWFTVCELSRLTPGRGIAALLPDGRQVALFVDRAGRAYAIDNRDPFTGAYVLSRGLLGSVEGRPFVASPLLKQRFDLATGACLDDDEVRVPVFAVRAA from the coding sequence ATGACCGCACAGACGATGGCTACGGCACAGCAGACTCCGGTCCTCCAACTCGCCGACGGAACTGACTGGTTCACGGTCTGCGAGCTGTCGCGGCTGACTCCCGGGCGGGGCATCGCGGCACTCCTCCCGGACGGCCGGCAGGTCGCGCTCTTCGTCGACCGGGCAGGGCGCGCGTACGCGATCGACAACCGCGATCCGTTCACCGGGGCGTACGTTCTCTCGCGCGGCCTGCTCGGGTCCGTCGAGGGGCGTCCGTTCGTCGCCTCGCCGCTGCTGAAGCAGCGCTTCGACCTGGCGACGGGCGCCTGCCTGGACGACGACGAGGTGCGCGTCCCGGTCTTCGCGGTGCGCGCCGCCTGA